One stretch of Pigmentiphaga aceris DNA includes these proteins:
- a CDS encoding ShlB/FhaC/HecB family hemolysin secretion/activation protein yields MIIKPFKTLPCAGGWWKHASVSVAILAAFGAQAADAPMRGNPIDSLPQIEPAAPPASAPVALPAAPVSPEIQARLARRIVPRHFAVSGVSAIPFDDVVALLTPLAGKEISVGELAERAQEITKLYQQRGYALSFGLIQEQSFANGEVKVTVIEGFVGKTRIEGDAGGAHDAMARYAARIEADRPLRLETLERYLNLMAQLPGVKIKPELPAPQRADGVTELVLNVTHKPVTGNVFLGQVGNSPSAILGVNINSMTPLAEQLQLNAAVPGGRDKLQYYALSYRQPIGDDGLSLRGNASLYKADPRDKVLQSLGLARNIENRRVGLSLAYPVLLSNTRSVNVSAGVYAANNLDRYTRVADGANVALVSHTRVVQADVTYADASPMQSRSLTAGLSKGLDGLGASQASTTNYDLGFTRLNLGATQNLVLPAGFGLSGSMAAQFSGDTLPPSEQITFGGPRFGAGYPSGAVGGDSGWGFALELNRKFAVPTTYLKTVTPYVLLDTARIRVAEPLPGQGQEQLASAALGLRFSDDRYYSLDLNIAKPIGDRPINESKRPLRFNLSYSLQLD; encoded by the coding sequence ATGATTATCAAACCATTCAAGACCCTGCCTTGCGCAGGCGGCTGGTGGAAGCACGCGTCTGTCTCGGTGGCCATATTGGCTGCTTTTGGTGCCCAGGCTGCCGACGCGCCGATGCGTGGAAATCCTATTGATTCGCTGCCGCAGATCGAACCGGCAGCCCCACCGGCCAGTGCGCCGGTTGCGCTGCCCGCAGCACCCGTGTCACCAGAGATTCAAGCGCGTCTGGCCCGTCGTATCGTGCCCCGTCACTTTGCGGTCAGTGGGGTCAGCGCCATTCCGTTCGACGACGTGGTGGCATTGCTGACACCCTTGGCAGGCAAGGAAATTTCCGTTGGCGAGCTGGCCGAGCGTGCACAGGAAATCACCAAGCTGTATCAGCAACGTGGTTATGCGCTGTCGTTCGGGCTGATACAGGAACAGTCATTCGCCAACGGCGAAGTGAAGGTCACGGTAATCGAGGGTTTCGTGGGCAAGACCCGCATCGAAGGCGATGCTGGTGGCGCACACGACGCCATGGCACGTTACGCTGCGCGCATCGAAGCCGATCGCCCCTTGCGCCTGGAGACACTTGAGCGATATCTGAACCTGATGGCGCAATTGCCGGGGGTGAAGATCAAACCCGAATTGCCTGCACCGCAACGGGCAGATGGTGTAACCGAGCTGGTGTTGAACGTTACGCACAAACCAGTGACCGGGAATGTGTTTCTGGGCCAGGTCGGCAATAGCCCCAGCGCCATACTCGGGGTCAATATCAACAGCATGACGCCGCTGGCCGAGCAGCTGCAATTGAATGCTGCCGTTCCCGGTGGACGCGACAAGCTGCAGTATTACGCGCTGTCCTATCGCCAACCGATTGGCGACGACGGCCTGAGCCTGCGCGGCAACGCATCTTTATATAAGGCAGATCCGCGCGACAAGGTACTGCAGTCGCTGGGCCTGGCCCGCAACATCGAGAATCGACGTGTCGGCCTGTCGCTGGCGTATCCGGTTCTGCTGAGCAATACGCGCAGTGTGAATGTCAGCGCGGGCGTGTATGCGGCCAACAATCTTGATCGCTATACCCGCGTGGCAGACGGTGCGAACGTGGCCTTGGTGTCGCATACCCGTGTGGTGCAGGCCGATGTGACGTATGCAGATGCCAGCCCCATGCAATCTCGCAGCCTGACGGCAGGACTGAGCAAAGGCTTGGATGGGCTGGGCGCAAGCCAGGCCAGCACCACCAACTACGACCTTGGCTTTACCCGCTTGAACCTGGGTGCCACGCAGAACCTGGTGCTTCCGGCAGGCTTTGGCCTGAGCGGATCGATGGCTGCCCAGTTCAGTGGAGACACGCTGCCGCCGTCAGAGCAGATCACCTTCGGCGGCCCGCGCTTCGGGGCCGGGTATCCGTCGGGTGCGGTGGGCGGCGATTCAGGATGGGGCTTTGCACTGGAGTTGAACCGCAAGTTTGCGGTGCCGACGACGTATCTGAAGACGGTCACGCCATATGTCCTGCTCGATACAGCACGCATCCGTGTGGCCGAACCGCTTCCCGGTCAGGGGCAGGAACAGCTTGCATCCGCAGCGCTTGGATTGCGTTTCAGCGATGACCGTTATTACAGCCTGGATTTGAATATCGCCAAGCCTATCGGTGATCGACCGATCAATGAATCGAAGCGGCCGCTGCGCTTTAACCTGAGCTATTCGTTGCAGTTGGATTAA
- a CDS encoding MHYT domain-containing protein yields MFVLSFILSALGAYVALEATSKIRNEDGGLRVGYVLVGALALGGVTIWGMQFLGMAAQRYPFAVGYEFGLTFLTFVISVVVAGVALWYVGKSAFSAKTCIVSGCATGAVMAGVNYLGMDAVHTQGVLSWSVLGVGASILIAAVAATVSLWLAFNVESEAQRRTASVVMALSVGGSHYIGVLACTFIYVPKPGDSGLILEGAYLPYVVFALCLAMLGVMKLQLARAARVYQKRLEVRMNELLESRDTTHPG; encoded by the coding sequence ATGTTTGTACTGTCCTTTATCCTGTCTGCGCTCGGTGCGTATGTCGCGCTCGAAGCGACGTCCAAAATACGCAATGAAGATGGTGGGCTGCGTGTCGGGTATGTGCTGGTCGGTGCGCTGGCGCTGGGCGGGGTCACCATCTGGGGCATGCAGTTTCTTGGCATGGCAGCGCAGCGTTATCCGTTTGCCGTGGGTTATGAGTTCGGACTGACCTTCCTGACGTTCGTGATATCGGTGGTCGTGGCTGGGGTGGCGCTCTGGTATGTCGGCAAGTCTGCATTCAGCGCCAAGACCTGCATTGTCAGTGGCTGTGCTACGGGCGCAGTCATGGCAGGCGTCAACTACCTGGGCATGGATGCGGTGCATACGCAGGGCGTGCTGTCCTGGAGCGTGCTGGGGGTAGGGGCCTCGATTCTTATTGCTGCGGTGGCCGCCACTGTTTCCTTGTGGCTGGCGTTCAATGTCGAGAGCGAAGCCCAACGTCGCACGGCATCGGTAGTGATGGCGCTGTCTGTCGGGGGCTCACACTATATAGGCGTGCTGGCCTGCACCTTCATCTACGTGCCCAAGCCCGGTGACAGTGGACTGATCCTGGAAGGAGCATATCTTCCCTACGTCGTTTTTGCGTTGTGCCTGGCTATGCTGGGTGTGATGAAGCTTCAACTTGCCCGCGCTGCGCGGGTATATCAGAAGCGGCTTGAGGTGCGCATGAACGAGCTGCTGGAATCGCGCGATACAACCCACCCCGGTTAA
- a CDS encoding Flp family type IVb pilin — MKNEIAQFLREEDGATALEYGLIAGLIAVAVIAVIGTFTGALQGLFNRLATRIGAVG, encoded by the coding sequence ATGAAAAATGAAATTGCTCAGTTCCTTCGTGAAGAAGATGGTGCCACGGCGCTTGAATACGGGCTGATCGCCGGCTTGATCGCTGTCGCGGTAATCGCCGTGATCGGTACCTTCACCGGCGCGCTGCAAGGTTTGTTCAATCGACTGGCTACGCGAATCGGTGCTGTTGGCTAA
- a CDS encoding Flp family type IVb pilin produces the protein MKTQIARFLHEEDGATALEYGLIAGLIAVAVIAVLGTFTTALTGLFGRLKTLIDAN, from the coding sequence ATGAAAACCCAGATTGCTCGATTTCTCCATGAAGAAGACGGTGCCACTGCATTGGAATACGGCCTGATCGCAGGCTTGATTGCCGTGGCGGTGATCGCTGTGCTTGGCACCTTCACTACCGCGCTGACTGGATTGTTCGGCCGTTTGAAGACGCTGATCGATGCGAACTAA
- a CDS encoding A24 family peptidase: MSGGYLVLLWVLCGVVFVTDWLFRRVPNRLLLVVLAAYVVLRVADWAGLPAGTAIDLQSSLVGGVLAFVFLLPFYAFRAMGAGDVKYFAVLGLLMGPAGVLVVWLAGTALTGVHAVMQWIYASEAVPALANLGRVAGSWMDGGGGRLQRLATWIHDKRQGRRGIPYAAYMAIAAVAQPWISARL; this comes from the coding sequence ATGAGCGGCGGGTATCTGGTCTTGCTGTGGGTGTTGTGTGGGGTGGTTTTCGTCACCGACTGGCTGTTCAGGCGTGTGCCGAATCGCCTGCTGCTGGTGGTGCTTGCTGCGTATGTGGTGCTTCGTGTGGCCGACTGGGCAGGGTTGCCGGCAGGTACCGCGATCGACCTGCAAAGCTCGCTGGTGGGCGGGGTGCTGGCCTTTGTGTTCCTGCTGCCCTTCTACGCGTTTCGCGCGATGGGTGCAGGTGATGTGAAGTATTTCGCCGTGCTGGGCCTGCTGATGGGGCCAGCCGGCGTGTTGGTGGTGTGGTTGGCAGGTACCGCACTGACCGGTGTGCACGCTGTCATGCAGTGGATATATGCATCGGAAGCGGTACCGGCGCTCGCAAATCTGGGCCGGGTAGCTGGCTCATGGATGGATGGCGGTGGTGGGCGGTTGCAGCGCTTGGCAACATGGATCCACGACAAGCGTCAGGGAAGGCGGGGCATCCCGTACGCGGCATACATGGCAATTGCCGCGGTGGCGCAACCTTGGATCAGTGCCAGGCTTTGA
- a CDS encoding TadE/TadG family type IV pilus assembly protein, with protein sequence MQRYVKVQRAVPLEPVRVWTRGGSASRARQRGAYAVEFAAVFLAFFLTFYSLLSWGLIVTARQSLQLAAEEAARGSLRYQAAGTDVLAQIRARLAEACTLADAASGWVSSLSGKNTSCKAVVSGTGLCGATTCCLSFDRNVSSGSGSGNGCQSPTSGWMVTVRINYDNYRSFPLIPVFPGFSAMLPAQLVAQATVWIPPTSLDRGV encoded by the coding sequence GTGCAGCGATACGTAAAGGTGCAACGCGCAGTTCCGCTCGAACCTGTTCGAGTGTGGACCCGTGGTGGCAGCGCCAGCCGTGCGCGCCAGCGGGGGGCATATGCGGTGGAATTTGCCGCTGTGTTTCTTGCGTTCTTCCTGACTTTCTACAGCTTGCTCAGCTGGGGCCTGATCGTTACCGCGCGGCAGTCCCTGCAATTGGCTGCTGAAGAAGCTGCACGTGGCAGCCTGCGTTATCAGGCTGCGGGTACCGACGTGCTGGCGCAAATCCGTGCGCGGCTTGCCGAGGCCTGCACCCTGGCCGATGCCGCCAGCGGCTGGGTCTCTTCTTTGTCTGGAAAAAACACCAGCTGCAAAGCCGTCGTGTCCGGCACCGGGCTGTGCGGGGCCACAACCTGCTGCCTGTCTTTTGATCGCAACGTGTCATCGGGAAGCGGTTCTGGCAATGGCTGCCAGTCACCCACTTCCGGCTGGATGGTCACGGTGCGCATCAACTACGACAACTACCGATCCTTCCCGCTGATTCCGGTGTTTCCCGGATTCAGCGCCATGTTGCCCGCACAGTTGGTGGCGCAGGCAACGGTATGGATTCCGCCGACCTCACTCGATCGAGGGGTCTGA
- a CDS encoding TadE/TadG family type IV pilus assembly protein — protein sequence MRTVMRRFAQTAQATQTSRAAPARQRGMAAIEFALVSGVFFMMFYFVVTYGAVFVVQQSLSRAAAEGARALLTSEFAASATPGIRTSSVIAPEQLGRDAAARVVAWLSDFRQTQSQPAIAPAVVAAPNCASGMACRTVTVSYQNYAAYPLIPSLLPSSMMPQSLSASATVQLDPEQWARAGGS from the coding sequence ATGCGTACTGTCATGCGTCGATTCGCACAAACCGCACAAGCCACACAAACATCCCGGGCTGCACCAGCACGCCAGCGCGGCATGGCTGCCATCGAGTTTGCCTTGGTCAGTGGCGTCTTCTTCATGATGTTCTATTTCGTCGTGACTTACGGCGCAGTGTTTGTGGTGCAGCAGTCGCTGAGCCGCGCCGCCGCCGAAGGCGCGCGTGCATTGTTGACCAGCGAATTTGCGGCGTCGGCTACACCCGGCATTCGCACGAGTTCGGTCATCGCCCCAGAACAGCTGGGCCGTGACGCCGCCGCGCGCGTGGTCGCCTGGTTGTCTGACTTTCGTCAGACGCAGTCCCAGCCAGCCATCGCACCGGCCGTCGTGGCGGCACCGAATTGCGCATCCGGCATGGCCTGCAGAACGGTGACCGTTTCCTACCAGAACTACGCGGCCTATCCACTGATTCCGTCGCTGCTGCCGTCGAGCATGATGCCGCAGTCCCTGAGTGCCAGCGCAACCGTCCAGCTCGATCCCGAGCAATGGGCACGCGCCGGTGGTTCCTGA
- the cpaB gene encoding Flp pilus assembly protein CpaB, with the protein MNRATKIVAAVLVALSLGLAVLAIVLGRQSSPPEVVVAAPVADPAPSYPVVVADAELPVGQPIEARQLKVVNLSIFPPGTNGDIDAFVGKKPVRAIPVGRPIYESDLGAASPLSFAMTDGERAIALTVEEIGGGSGTSSGGPNRISAGDFVDVFFSLKDQSNVGRSQVRLLLSRVRVLVYGSGVTDNLAVAQSGPVTRPAVLVVPLPDVPRLLLATQHGRVVLALRAPGDDAVADVNLFHQPGPALAPRPGLNDAQRASLREPSNQAYAGMSLGGLVNLTEESVPASPSPVPVPPAVSPASPTPRQAPRAAPTRQVEIIRGTQTEVVPF; encoded by the coding sequence ATGAACCGAGCGACCAAAATCGTGGCCGCTGTACTGGTGGCGCTGTCCCTGGGGCTGGCCGTGCTTGCCATCGTCCTGGGCCGGCAAAGCAGCCCGCCAGAGGTCGTGGTGGCTGCGCCGGTTGCGGACCCGGCACCGTCCTACCCGGTTGTGGTGGCCGACGCAGAATTGCCTGTGGGTCAGCCCATCGAAGCCAGGCAGTTGAAGGTGGTCAACCTGTCGATCTTCCCGCCGGGTACCAACGGCGATATCGATGCTTTCGTCGGCAAGAAGCCGGTGCGCGCGATCCCGGTGGGCCGACCCATCTACGAGTCCGACCTGGGCGCAGCAAGCCCCTTGTCCTTTGCCATGACCGACGGTGAGCGGGCCATTGCCTTGACGGTCGAGGAAATCGGCGGCGGCAGTGGTACCAGCAGCGGTGGTCCGAACCGGATCTCTGCGGGTGATTTCGTGGATGTGTTCTTCTCGCTCAAAGACCAGAGCAATGTTGGTCGCAGCCAGGTGCGCCTGCTGCTGTCACGGGTCCGTGTGCTGGTGTACGGCTCGGGGGTGACCGACAACCTGGCAGTGGCACAGTCTGGCCCGGTCACGCGGCCGGCGGTGCTGGTGGTGCCGCTGCCCGATGTGCCGCGCCTGTTGCTGGCGACCCAGCATGGCCGTGTCGTGCTGGCGCTGCGCGCGCCGGGCGACGATGCCGTGGCCGACGTCAACCTGTTCCACCAGCCAGGGCCGGCCTTGGCGCCGCGTCCCGGTTTGAACGATGCCCAGCGTGCGTCGCTGCGTGAACCCAGCAACCAGGCCTACGCAGGCATGAGCCTGGGGGGGCTGGTCAACCTTACCGAAGAATCCGTTCCTGCATCGCCATCCCCTGTGCCGGTGCCGCCCGCCGTGTCTCCCGCATCGCCCACGCCGCGCCAAGCGCCGCGTGCGGCGCCGACACGTCAGGTCGAAATCATTCGAGGAACGCAGACAGAGGTCGTGCCATTTTGA
- a CDS encoding type II and III secretion system protein family protein, which yields MISRLGFHAGARGSYLFMSGVVVCAVAVGIAGQVRAADVAQTLSLGIRDNHELALGAELERVAIADPDIVDVLLLKPGPQRKAGAVLVVGKQAGTTTVSLWTKGEASAKTYVVKVLGELAALQPPPAGATVDVRGGRAVVRGSFSTLAEHENSVIAARDSVGKEGVVLDTSTVASGGVVQVDVKVVEFSKSVMKEAGFNLVSSRDRGFAFGTYSPGRYTGVTSSGGLPAAGAAIGEAFNLVFLNASRSLSVNLSLLETNGLARVLAEPSLVALSGQSASFLSGGELPVPSAGALGTTSVEYKPFGIGLTLTPTVLGRDRIALKVAPEASDIDWANGVTVNGLQIPGISTRRADTTVELGDGESFVIGGLVSRTTVSSLDKVPFLGDLPIIGAFFRGMSYSQNEKELVIIVTPRLVQPLARGAALPLPGELQEKRDSPGNAWGSYLMGISSDDVLPGFSK from the coding sequence TTGATCAGTCGCTTGGGGTTCCATGCGGGTGCGCGCGGGTCGTACCTGTTCATGTCAGGGGTGGTGGTATGTGCGGTTGCCGTGGGCATCGCTGGGCAGGTGCGCGCCGCAGACGTGGCGCAGACGCTTAGCTTGGGGATACGCGACAACCATGAATTGGCGCTGGGTGCCGAACTTGAACGGGTGGCCATTGCCGATCCGGACATCGTTGATGTGCTGCTGCTCAAACCCGGGCCGCAACGCAAGGCAGGCGCGGTGTTGGTGGTCGGCAAGCAAGCCGGGACCACCACGGTGTCGCTGTGGACCAAGGGCGAGGCAAGTGCAAAGACCTATGTGGTGAAGGTGCTGGGCGAGCTGGCTGCGTTGCAGCCCCCGCCCGCCGGTGCGACGGTCGATGTGCGAGGTGGGCGGGCAGTGGTGCGCGGCAGTTTTTCCACCCTGGCCGAACACGAAAATTCCGTGATTGCGGCACGCGATTCGGTGGGCAAGGAAGGGGTGGTACTGGATACCTCCACGGTTGCCTCGGGTGGCGTGGTGCAGGTCGATGTGAAGGTCGTTGAATTCAGCAAGTCGGTCATGAAAGAAGCCGGCTTCAACCTGGTCAGCTCGCGTGACCGGGGCTTTGCGTTCGGTACCTATTCCCCGGGCAGGTATACGGGCGTGACCAGCAGCGGCGGGCTGCCGGCTGCCGGTGCCGCGATTGGCGAAGCGTTCAACCTGGTGTTCCTGAACGCCTCACGCAGCTTGTCGGTGAACCTCAGCCTGCTGGAAACCAATGGCTTGGCGCGTGTGCTGGCCGAGCCGTCCCTGGTGGCCTTGTCAGGGCAAAGCGCAAGTTTCCTGTCCGGTGGCGAATTGCCGGTGCCAAGCGCCGGTGCCTTGGGCACGACAAGTGTTGAGTACAAGCCATTCGGTATCGGCCTGACCTTGACACCCACCGTGTTGGGGCGCGATCGGATCGCGTTGAAAGTCGCCCCCGAGGCCAGCGACATCGACTGGGCCAACGGCGTGACGGTCAATGGATTGCAGATTCCCGGCATCAGCACGCGGCGTGCTGATACCACGGTGGAACTGGGTGACGGAGAGAGCTTTGTGATCGGTGGTCTGGTGTCGCGCACCACGGTGTCGAGTCTGGACAAGGTGCCGTTCCTGGGTGACCTGCCAATCATCGGTGCCTTCTTCCGTGGCATGTCTTACTCGCAGAATGAAAAAGAGCTGGTGATCATCGTGACACCGCGTTTGGTCCAGCCCTTGGCACGTGGTGCCGCCTTGCCCTTGCCGGGCGAGTTGCAAGAAAAGCGCGATAGCCCGGGCAATGCCTGGGGCAGCTATTTAATGGGTATCTCCTCGGACGATGTACTGCCCGGCTTCTCGAAATAG
- a CDS encoding AAA family ATPase: protein MNARNQEFSGSTGLDQFLFCSQDTEAARQLAIGLEDLGVLVQEPGSAADVALRVATLAPRLIFVDFARGGSAEQIAVSVDLAQALTRNSPGVPLIAVGNMAHPGGAIAAIRAGVREFIDLSAGPAEVRGVVGRVIETAAREPAPAPAARGKLVALLGVRAGVGTSTLAVHLGAAAHAYCSQAHPPTTPGETRSRAALLDLGQPVGDGQLYLNVASEFHFAEAVRNLRRLDETLVRSALARSSHCVTVVPLPRDLGEMRSVSLSDSMALMDRLRMYFDVVFADVGGLSNPDFIDNLVNGADEAWLITDQSVGALVSLADLLRELDTRGIRSDRLRLIVNRYDERYGMTADQISERFGVRLLVTLPDRILPLMSSTNQGKLLSEVAERDPYVRGVNYLIDKLVSTRQPKNEMNWVTRWLPQNKKAHV from the coding sequence ATGAACGCTCGCAACCAGGAATTCTCCGGATCTACGGGATTGGACCAGTTTCTTTTTTGCTCTCAGGACACCGAAGCCGCCCGCCAGTTGGCGATCGGTCTGGAAGACCTGGGTGTGCTGGTGCAGGAACCAGGCTCGGCAGCCGACGTGGCCTTGCGGGTGGCAACGCTTGCGCCACGCCTGATCTTCGTGGACTTTGCGCGCGGTGGATCAGCTGAGCAGATCGCCGTCAGCGTCGATCTGGCGCAGGCCCTGACGCGCAATTCACCGGGCGTCCCGCTGATCGCAGTCGGCAACATGGCGCATCCGGGCGGTGCCATTGCCGCGATTCGGGCTGGCGTGCGTGAGTTCATCGACTTGTCGGCAGGCCCGGCCGAGGTACGCGGCGTGGTCGGCCGTGTGATCGAGACCGCCGCGCGTGAACCGGCCCCTGCGCCCGCTGCACGCGGCAAGCTGGTGGCCTTGCTGGGCGTGCGCGCCGGGGTGGGAACCAGCACGCTGGCGGTGCATCTGGGGGCTGCGGCCCATGCCTATTGTTCGCAGGCGCATCCGCCCACTACACCTGGTGAGACACGCAGCCGTGCCGCGCTGCTCGATCTGGGTCAACCGGTTGGCGATGGTCAGCTGTACCTGAACGTGGCCAGCGAATTCCACTTTGCCGAGGCCGTGCGCAACCTGCGTCGTCTGGACGAAACCCTGGTTCGCTCGGCACTGGCACGCAGTTCGCATTGCGTCACCGTGGTGCCCTTGCCGCGTGACCTGGGCGAGATGCGCAGCGTGTCACTGAGCGATTCAATGGCCTTGATGGATCGCCTGCGCATGTATTTCGATGTGGTGTTTGCCGACGTGGGCGGGCTGTCCAACCCGGACTTCATCGACAACCTGGTCAACGGCGCGGACGAGGCCTGGCTGATTACCGATCAGAGTGTCGGGGCGCTGGTGTCCTTGGCCGACCTGCTGCGTGAACTGGACACGCGTGGCATCCGTTCCGATCGCCTGCGCCTGATCGTGAACCGCTACGACGAGCGTTACGGCATGACGGCCGATCAGATATCGGAACGTTTCGGGGTGCGCCTGCTGGTCACTTTGCCTGACCGCATCTTGCCCTTGATGAGCAGTACCAACCAAGGCAAGTTGCTGAGCGAAGTTGCCGAACGTGACCCCTATGTGCGCGGCGTCAACTACCTGATCGACAAACTCGTGTCCACGCGCCAGCCCAAGAATGAAATGAATTGGGTCACCCGGTGGCTGCCGCAGAATAAGAAGGCCCATGTATGA
- a CDS encoding CpaF family protein produces MSRMVEFADDGANFAQTQRYQDVKAAAHEHLLSRIEELGAEFGRWSRTAINKFVDLEVDSYIRLRRVPINEGEVRQIASALTKELAGLGPLEDLLGDAEVEDILINGFNNVFVSRRGVLKRETLRFSDNQHLLRIVRRILAPLGRRLDESTPMVDARLPDGGRLNVVIEPLAVDGPMVSIRKFRQDPLKPADMVALGSFDENIYRLLDCAVRARCNILVSGGTSSGKTSLLNALAFFVPENERVVTVEDTAELSLNHPHVVRLESRQGGFDGSGMVSIRDLIRNSLRMRPDRVVVGEVRGPEVMDMLQAMNTGHDGSMATIHANSARECLYRIEMLAGFAGFAGSEDSLRRQIAGALDFIVQIGRLSNGKRRLLSVTEITGMADNMIAIQELYRHETHTAPDGTESDRWVSLGILPHSPKLLKYRDELRPRVEVPEEPAPAPASNGFWGRSR; encoded by the coding sequence ATGAGTCGCATGGTCGAGTTTGCCGACGATGGTGCGAACTTCGCCCAGACCCAGCGTTATCAGGACGTCAAGGCGGCCGCACACGAACATCTGCTGTCCCGCATTGAAGAGCTGGGGGCGGAGTTCGGTCGCTGGTCGCGCACGGCAATCAACAAGTTTGTCGACCTGGAGGTTGACAGCTACATCCGCCTGCGCCGTGTCCCGATCAACGAAGGTGAAGTCCGGCAGATTGCCAGTGCACTTACCAAAGAGCTGGCAGGCCTCGGCCCGCTGGAAGATTTGCTGGGTGATGCCGAAGTCGAAGACATCTTGATCAACGGCTTCAACAACGTATTCGTGTCGCGCCGTGGCGTGTTGAAACGCGAGACCCTGCGCTTCTCGGACAACCAGCACCTGCTGCGCATCGTGCGCCGCATTCTTGCGCCGCTCGGGCGTCGTCTGGACGAATCCACGCCGATGGTCGATGCCCGGCTGCCTGACGGCGGTCGTTTGAACGTGGTGATCGAGCCCTTGGCCGTCGATGGCCCGATGGTGTCGATACGTAAGTTCCGGCAAGACCCGCTCAAGCCCGCCGACATGGTGGCCCTGGGCAGCTTCGACGAAAACATCTACCGTTTGCTTGATTGCGCGGTGCGCGCACGTTGCAACATTCTGGTGTCTGGCGGTACCAGCTCGGGCAAGACCTCGTTGCTGAATGCGTTGGCTTTTTTTGTGCCTGAGAACGAGCGTGTGGTGACGGTTGAAGACACGGCCGAACTGTCGCTGAATCACCCGCATGTGGTCCGGCTCGAATCGCGGCAAGGGGGCTTCGACGGCTCGGGCATGGTGTCCATCCGCGACCTGATCCGCAACAGCTTGCGGATGCGTCCCGACCGGGTGGTGGTCGGTGAGGTCCGTGGCCCCGAAGTGATGGACATGCTGCAGGCCATGAACACTGGCCACGATGGATCGATGGCCACGATTCACGCAAATTCCGCCCGCGAATGCCTGTATCGGATCGAGATGCTGGCAGGCTTCGCCGGCTTTGCCGGCAGCGAAGACAGCCTGCGCCGCCAGATTGCCGGCGCATTGGATTTCATCGTGCAGATCGGCCGCCTGTCCAACGGTAAACGGCGCCTGTTGTCGGTGACCGAGATCACCGGCATGGCCGACAACATGATCGCCATCCAGGAGCTGTACCGGCACGAAACCCATACCGCGCCAGACGGCACCGAAAGTGATCGCTGGGTATCGCTCGGCATCTTGCCGCATTCCCCCAAGCTGCTGAAATATCGCGACGAATTGCGGCCCCGTGTCGAGGTGCCGGAAGAGCCTGCGCCGGCACCGGCAAGCAACGGGTTCTGGGGGCGGTCGCGTTGA
- a CDS encoding type II secretion system F family protein, whose amino-acid sequence MTRTSMGLWLGALSLLCVAAALMLWHVASNRARRQATSAFIDHQLERHASQAHGHAHAHVPADAPTPAASGARPRSVIPGWDALLLNAGVFPDMRLYLLLVMPAVCMVVLALGFAGPLSAGLALFLYCVLVYFRLWTMGQKRLRKMAVQLPGFLDSVVRLVTIGSSLGSAFQSAVPSAEEPLKNVLERAAQLNRAGMELDTALRQVAKVYNFPPLYLIASVIGIGLRFGGRSDLVLDRMANFMRDLDQARQELIALSSETRMSAWILGLMPLGVACFIVVFNNDMFMSMWADPSGQNMLLSAVGLQLVGSFWLYRLAKGV is encoded by the coding sequence ATGACTCGCACATCGATGGGCTTGTGGTTGGGCGCGCTGTCGCTGCTATGCGTCGCAGCGGCGCTGATGTTGTGGCATGTCGCCAGCAATCGGGCGCGACGGCAGGCCACGTCTGCGTTCATCGATCATCAGCTGGAGCGCCATGCATCGCAAGCGCATGGGCACGCCCATGCACACGTGCCTGCCGATGCCCCGACCCCGGCCGCATCGGGCGCGCGCCCTCGCAGCGTGATACCCGGTTGGGATGCATTGCTGCTGAACGCCGGTGTGTTCCCGGACATGCGTCTGTACCTGTTGCTGGTGATGCCGGCGGTTTGCATGGTGGTACTTGCACTGGGTTTTGCAGGCCCCTTGTCGGCAGGATTGGCGTTGTTTCTGTATTGCGTACTGGTGTATTTCCGCCTGTGGACGATGGGCCAGAAACGCTTGCGCAAGATGGCAGTGCAACTGCCCGGTTTTCTCGACAGCGTGGTGCGCCTGGTCACGATCGGCAGCAGTCTGGGGTCGGCATTTCAGTCTGCCGTGCCCAGCGCGGAAGAACCGCTGAAAAACGTATTGGAACGCGCCGCCCAGCTCAATCGCGCCGGCATGGAACTCGATACCGCCTTGCGCCAGGTGGCAAAGGTCTACAACTTTCCACCGCTTTACTTGATTGCGTCAGTGATTGGCATCGGCCTGCGTTTCGGCGGGCGCAGCGATCTGGTGCTGGACCGCATGGCGAACTTCATGCGCGATCTGGATCAGGCTCGGCAAGAGCTGATCGCCTTGTCTTCCGAGACGCGCATGTCTGCCTGGATACTCGGGTTGATGCCCCTGGGCGTGGCGTGTTTCATCGTGGTGTTCAACAACGACATGTTCATGAGCATGTGGGCCGATCCGAGCGGGCAGAACATGTTGCTGTCAGCAGTTGGTCTGCAACTGGTCGGCAGCTTCTGGCTGTATCGCCTGGCGAAAGGGGTTTGA